From a region of the Rhipicephalus microplus isolate Deutch F79 chromosome X, USDA_Rmic, whole genome shotgun sequence genome:
- the LOC119187811 gene encoding rhythmically expressed gene 2 protein, translating into MVSRLRLITFDATNTLLRYKESVGQTYSGVAQLYGVPADPHHVHHKFRIEFKRMMAQHPNFGSDSGMTSQEWWSELVSRTLSGSGSISKPLMTSIASHLYELYRTPECWTANIGTIETLQGLKQSGRKLGVISNTDERLDSILTGLRLRQYFDFVIASAVVKVQKPSKDIFSLALICASSDECLKPDDALHVGDNVELDYLAAKSAGWNALLLVNDESHKHRALSTGLVNPGDVIQQLEDIVKVVDTKESHCAT; encoded by the coding sequence ATGGTGTCGCGTTTGCGCCTCATCACCTTCGATGCCACGAACACGCTCTTGCGCTACAAAGAATCGGTCGGACAAACGTATTCTGGGGTCGCTCAACTCTACGGAGTACCAGCGGATCCGCATCACGTACACCACAAGTTCAGGATTGAGTTCAAGCGCATGATGGCTCAGCATCCCAACTTCGGCAGTGACAGTGGTATGACGTCGCAGGAATGGTGGTCTGAGCTTGTTAGCCGAACGCTCTCCGGCTCAGGCTCCATCAGCAAGCCCCTTATGACATCCATCGCCAGTCACCTTTATGAATTGTACAGGACACCTGAATGCTGGACGGCGAACATAGGCACGATTGAAACTCTTCAGGGTCTCAAACAGTCCGGTCGCAAGCTTGGCGTCATCTCGAACACCGACGAGCGGTTGGACAGCATTCTGACTGGTCTTCGACTGCGGCAATACTTTGATTTTGTAATTGCATCGGCTGTGGTTAAGGTCCAGAAGCCTTCTAAGGACATTTTCTCTTTGGCTTTAATTTGTGCAAGCAGCGATGAGTGCCTAAAGCCTGATGACGCTCTGCACGTGGGTGATAACGTCGAGCTTGACTACCTAGCTGCAAAAAGTGCTGGATGGAATGCCCTATTGCTTGTTAATGATGAATCGCATAAACACCGAGCACTGTCAACGGGCCTTGTAAATCCCGGCGATGTGATCCAGCAGCTGGAAGATATCGTCAAGGTGGTCGACACGAAGGAGTCGCACTGTGCCACATAG
- the Ttc19 gene encoding tetratricopeptide repeat domain 19, translating into MASMASSYRVLFRLVRRPFNYIFKQSSSPTSQINASIFPQVTQSFCQKLPSCKNAMLAGLLSLLGLQEREPEDPLIHTIKLGILNLQRQDFNKAESMLHIALKMAQEREDHQAETYIFDVLANVAFEKGDYDKAEKLFVDVIMRSIAAGMPRDDNAIVEISLKLAEIYDHRKYTKKAEQGYRFCIDTQEKKLEKKDYLACLSELSDVERDTLVLWARSTEAFGRHQLEQGRILEAQKCFEDALTVSKKVNGMGHEVTLSLLNDVGTVASMLHDYDRALKLLNEAIVVGREIKSGNLAVFYCNLGGVLMEEGRSYAEAEDACREALKLANKTNNSEAAARSRECLEELKKRAPRAVFVR; encoded by the exons ATGGCGTCAATGGCGTCTTCATACCGTGTCCTCTTTCGCCTTGTTAGACGACCGTTTAACTACATATTCAAGCAAAGCAGTTCGCCAACATCGCAGATCAATGCCTCCATTTTCCCGCAAGTCACGCAGAGCTTTTGCCAGAAGTTGCCAAG CTGCAAGAATGCCATGCTGGCAGGGTTGCTGTCACTTCTTGGGTTACAGGAGCGTGAACCAGAGGACCCACTAATTCACACAATCAAGCTTGGCATTTTGAACCTTCAGAGGCAAGATTTTAATAAGGCCGAGTCAATGCTTCATATCGCTCTCAAGATGGCTCAAGAGCGGGAAGATCACCAG GCCGAGACCTACATTTTTGATGTCCTGGCTAATGTAGCATTTGAGAAGGGCGACTATGATAAGGCTGAGAAGCTCTTCGTGGATGTCATCATGCGGTCTATTGCTGCTGGGATGCCACGTGATGACAATGCCATTGTAGAGATCTCGCTCAAGCTTGCCGAGATTTATGATCACCGTAAATACACAAAGAAGGCTGAGCAGGGATATCGCTTTTGCATTGATACTCAAGAAAAAAAGTTGGAAAAAAAAGATTACTTAGCCTGCCTTTCTGAGTTAAGTGATGTTGAAAGGGATACTTTGGTGCTTTGGGCACGAAGCACAGAGGCCTTTGGACGGCATCAGCTGGAGCAGGGGCGAATCTTAGAAGCACAGAAATGCTTTGAGGATGCACTTACGGTCTCAAAGAAGGTTAATGGCATGGGTCATGAAGTTACTCTTTCATTGTTGAATGATGTTGGCACTGTGGCTTCAATGCTGCATGACTATGACAGAGCACTGAAATTGCTCAATGAAGCGATTGTAGTGGGTCGTGAAATTAAGTCGGGCAATCTGGCCGTGTTCTACTGCAACTTGGGTGGTGTGTTAATGGAGGAAGGCCGGAGCTATGCAGAAGCAGAAGATGCATGCCGTGAAGCCCTAAAGCTGGCCAACAAAACAAACAACAGTGAAGCTGCAGCTAGGTCTCGTGAATGCCTGGAGGAGCTAAAGAAGCGTGCTCCCAGAGCAGTGTTTGTGAGGTGA